One Novosphingobium sp. G106 DNA segment encodes these proteins:
- a CDS encoding AMP-binding protein — protein MMDQLPLAHWSPDASTDLLVGTVGDTLRRTTTLFPNRRALAWPEGDGIGSMTYAELLAQAEQVAAWLLAHAPPQSRIAVWSRNSVEWILIEYGCALAGMAIASWNPAWTDFECRHARDLTDPALLLAGFDTRGEPLIGRGTAIMGDDRVFPLEDLRSLIATARAVPCPR, from the coding sequence ATGATGGATCAATTGCCATTGGCGCACTGGTCGCCCGATGCCTCCACCGACCTGCTCGTCGGTACCGTCGGCGACACTCTGCGGCGGACCACGACGCTGTTTCCGAACCGCCGGGCACTCGCCTGGCCCGAAGGCGACGGCATCGGCTCGATGACCTATGCCGAACTGCTGGCCCAGGCCGAGCAGGTTGCCGCCTGGCTGCTCGCCCACGCGCCGCCGCAATCGCGCATCGCGGTCTGGTCGCGCAATTCGGTCGAGTGGATCCTCATCGAATATGGCTGCGCCCTGGCGGGCATGGCGATCGCCTCATGGAACCCGGCCTGGACCGATTTCGAATGCCGCCACGCGCGCGACCTGACCGATCCCGCGCTGCTGCTCGCCGGCTTCGACACGCGCGGCGAGCCGCTGATAGGGCGGGGGACGGCGATCATGGGAGACGATCGGGTCTTTCCGCTCGAGGACCTGCGCAGCCTGATCGCCACGGCGCGCGCGGTGCCGTGCCCCCGGTAA
- a CDS encoding class I adenylate-forming enzyme family protein: MPPVKASDLFLIQFTSGTTGKAKGAAMSHRVALNGAWLRAVAADADETDVWINPVPLNHMGGAISLVLGCMTVGACYVVMNRFDPAQFVRLMHLCGATRIGGVPTMIYALLDQPGWAAAARDLRSVGSGGAQVPRPLIERLLEDGVTVIVAFAQSECPMISSTLPGEAPVLAAERVGRPIAHTQVKICDRDGRTLQVGEVGEICVRGPVVMDGYFRMPEATAATIDADGFLHTGDLASLDAEGYIRVHGRSRDVIIRGGENIYPAEVEDCLLAHPDVQAVAVVAVPDTRWGQIVGAAVQLREGLSAIEPDELEAHAAERIAHFKVPRRWRFVESFPLTPSGKIRKVEVEALFV, from the coding sequence GTGCCCCCGGTAAAGGCGTCCGACCTGTTCCTCATCCAGTTCACCTCGGGCACCACCGGCAAGGCCAAGGGCGCGGCGATGTCGCACCGCGTCGCGCTGAACGGCGCCTGGCTGCGCGCGGTCGCCGCCGACGCCGACGAGACCGACGTCTGGATCAACCCGGTGCCGCTCAACCACATGGGCGGCGCGATCAGCCTGGTGCTCGGCTGCATGACCGTGGGCGCCTGCTACGTGGTGATGAACCGCTTCGATCCGGCGCAATTCGTCCGGCTGATGCATTTGTGCGGCGCGACCCGGATCGGCGGCGTGCCGACGATGATCTACGCGCTACTCGATCAGCCGGGCTGGGCCGCGGCGGCGCGAGACCTGCGCTCGGTCGGCTCGGGCGGGGCGCAAGTGCCGCGGCCGCTGATCGAGCGGCTGCTCGAGGACGGCGTCACCGTCATCGTCGCTTTCGCCCAGTCGGAATGCCCGATGATCAGCTCGACGCTGCCGGGCGAGGCTCCCGTGCTGGCGGCCGAGAGGGTCGGCCGGCCGATCGCCCACACCCAAGTCAAGATCTGCGATCGGGACGGCCGGACCTTGCAGGTCGGGGAAGTCGGCGAGATCTGCGTGCGCGGCCCGGTGGTGATGGACGGCTATTTCCGTATGCCCGAGGCGACCGCGGCGACGATCGATGCCGACGGTTTCCTGCATACCGGCGATCTCGCCTCGCTCGACGCCGAAGGCTACATCCGGGTTCATGGGCGGTCACGTGACGTCATCATCCGCGGCGGCGAGAACATCTATCCGGCCGAAGTCGAGGATTGCCTGCTGGCCCACCCGGATGTCCAAGCAGTGGCCGTGGTGGCGGTGCCGGACACGCGCTGGGGGCAGATCGTCGGCGCCGCGGTCCAGCTCCGCGAAGGCCTGTCCGCAATCGAGCCCGACGAGCTGGAGGCCCACGCCGCAGAGCGGATAGCCCATTTCAAGGTCCCGCGCCGCTGGCGCTTCGTCGAGAGTTTCCCGCTCACGCCTTCGGGCAAGATCCGCAAGGTGGAGGTGGAAGCGTTGTTCGTCTGA